A genomic stretch from Sphingobacterium sp. ML3W includes:
- a CDS encoding GNAT family N-acetyltransferase: protein MTDWYIEQVFAARTWKLRKEVFSATGQLSEVMLDGDFEAAHFAAYSGDEVVGVLTLLCSEGDYEILYFAVHPDFRKQGAGSALLRYTLQFVKIVEGRSLFVRATSEYYHFWTQNGFLLMKESGKPDRFIYNLKEGNISQ from the coding sequence ATGACAGATTGGTATATCGAACAGGTATTTGCGGCCCGCACCTGGAAACTCCGAAAGGAGGTGTTCAGTGCTACAGGGCAATTGTCGGAGGTCATGCTTGATGGGGATTTTGAAGCCGCTCATTTTGCAGCTTACAGTGGTGACGAAGTGGTTGGCGTACTTACCCTGCTGTGCTCGGAAGGTGATTATGAGATTCTTTATTTTGCCGTTCACCCCGATTTTAGAAAACAAGGAGCAGGCAGCGCGCTACTTCGTTATACGCTCCAATTTGTCAAAATAGTTGAGGGTCGTAGTCTCTTTGTTCGGGCGACTTCGGAGTATTATCATTTTTGGACACAAAATGGATTTCTACTGATGAAAGAATCAGGTAAGCCAGACCGATTTATATACAATTTAAAAGAGGGCAATATATCCCAGTGA